One Silurus meridionalis isolate SWU-2019-XX chromosome 10, ASM1480568v1, whole genome shotgun sequence genomic window carries:
- the slc6a19a.1 gene encoding solute carrier family 6 member 19a, tandem duplicate 1 isoform X1: MKMKLPNPGLEDRIPSHAELEDMEKAQAEDRPQWDSKAQYMLTCVGFCVGLGNVWRFPYLCQKHGGGAFMIPFLLLLVLEGIPVLHLEFAIGQRLRKGSIGVWRSISPYLTGLGIASMLCSYVVGLYYNTIIAWVMWYFFNSFQNPLPWTQCPLNHNRTGVVTECARSSSVDYYWYRETLNISASIEDSGGLQWWLVLCLIAAWMVLWVCCIQGIETTGKAVYITSTLPYVVLTIFLIRGLTLKGSINGIKFLFTPDVNELLNPSTWLDAGAQVLFSFSVAFGGLIAFSSYNPVHNNCEKDSVIISVINGMTSVYSATVIYSIIGFRATQKYEECIERNILALLDAFDLPEGNITETNYNEILQVLNSTSTSVIHGLNLKTCDMQMFLSQGVEGTGLAFIVFTEAITNMPIAPLWAVLFFIMLFCLGLSTMFGHIEGAVVPLQDLNIMPRSWPKSVLTGLTCLVSLIIALVFVQASGSYWLALFDGFGASIPLLIVALCELLATVYVYGIDRFNKDMEFMIGHKPNIFWQATWRFLSPLILLVILIFYFLKTVSQKLTYLVWDPDLPDFPALTEVMYPDWISSVIFILAGIPCLSIPGVALFMFVWKRCFNKHSEINRLHTISDKVT, translated from the exons ATGAAGATGAAGCTGCCAAACCCGGGTCTGGAGGACCGTATCCCCTCGCACGCTGAGCTGGAGGACATGGAGAAGGCCCAGGCTGAGGACCGTCCTCAATGGGACAGTAAAGCTCAGTACATGCTCACCTGTGTGGGCTTCTGTGTGGGACTGGGGAACGTCTGGAGGTTCCCGTACCTGTGTCAGAAACACGGAGGAG GAGCATTCATGATCCCCTTCCTCCTGCTGCTGGTCCTAGAGGGAATTCCTGTCCTACATCTGGAATTTGCCATTGGACAGCGACTGAGGAAGGGCAGCATTGGGGTCTGGAGGTCCATCAGCCCATACCTTACTGGACTGG GTATCGCCTCCATGTTGTGTTCCTACGTGGTGGGTCTGTATTACAACACCATCATAGCCTGGGTCATGTGGTACTTCTTCAACTCCTTCCAGAATCCACTGCCATGGACTCAGTGCCCCTTAAACCACAACAGAACAG GTGTGGTGACAGAATGTGCCCGAAGTTCCTCCGTAGATTATTACTGGTACAGAGAGACTCTGAACATCTCAGCTAGCATCGAGGACTCAGGTGGGCTGCAGTGGTGGCTGGTTCTGTGTCTGATTGCAGCATGGATGGTTCTCTGGGTCTGCTGTATCCAAGGCATCGAAACCACTGGAAAG GCTGTTTACATCACATCCACACTGCCCTACGTGGTCCTCACCATCTTCCTGATCCGAGGCCTGACTCTCAAAGGCTCTATAAATGGGATCAAGTTTCTCTTCACTCCAGAT gtGAATGAGCTGCTGAACCCTTCCACCTGGCTGGATGCAGGTGCTCAGGTGTTATTTTCCTTTTCCGTGGCTTTTGGTGGACTCATCGCATTCTCCAGCTACAACCCAGTGCA TAACAACTGTGAAAAGGATTCAGTGATAATCTCAGTCATAAATGGAATGACGTCAGTGTACTCAGCTACTGTCATCTACTCCATCATTGGCTTCCGAGCGACACAGAAATATGAGGAATGTATAGAAAG aaacattttgGCTCTTCTGGACGCGTTTGACCTTCCAGAGGGAAACATCACAGAGACTAACTACAATGAAATTCTGCAGGTTCTTAACAGCACATCAACATCTGTAATTCATGGGCTCAATCTTAAGACCTGTGACATGCAGATGTTCCTTAGTCAG GGTGTTGAAGGTACTGGTCTGGCCTTCATCGTGTTCACAGAGGCcatcaccaacatgcccattgcTCCTCTGTGGGCAGTGCTGTTCTTCATCATGCTCTTCTGTCTAGGACTTTCCACCATGTTTGGACATATTGAAGGGGCTGTGGTGCCTCTACAGGACCTCAATATCATGCCCAGGAGTTGGCCAAAATCTGTTTTAACAG GACTCACATGTTTGGTCTCCTTAATCATTGCACTTGTGTTTGTGCAAGCTTCTGGAAGCTACTGGCTAGCTCTGTTCGATGGGTTTGGGGCATCTATCCCACTGCTCATAGTAGCTCTGTGTGAGCTGTTAGCGACAGTTTACGTCTACGGAATTGACAG GTTTAACAAAGACATGGAGTTCATGATCGGTCACAAACCCAACATCTTCTGGCAGGCTACGTGGAGGTTCCTCAGTCCTCTCATCCTCCTGGTCATCCTCATTTTCTACTTCCTGAAAACTGTTAGCCAAAAGCTAACCTACCTTGTCTGGGACCCTGACTTG CCGGATTTCCCAGCGCTAACTGAAGTGATGTATCCTGACTGGATCAGCAGTGTCATATTCATCCTGGCTGGAATTCCGTGTCTCAGTATTCCTGGAGTGGCTCTCTTTATGTTCGTGTGGAAGCGATGCTTTAACAAACACTCAGAAATAAATCGTCTTCACACCATTTCTGACAAAGTGACATGA
- the slc6a19a.1 gene encoding solute carrier family 6 member 19a, tandem duplicate 1 isoform X2 → MKMKLPNPGLEDRIPSHAELEDMEKAQAEDRPQWDSKAQYMLTCVGFCVGLGNVWRFPYLCQKHGGGAFMIPFLLLLVLEGIPVLHLEFAIGQRLRKGSIGVWRSISPYLTGLGIASMLCSYVVGLYYNTIIAWVMWYFFNSFQNPLPWTQCPLNHNRTGVVTECARSSSVDYYWYRETLNISASIEDSGGLQWWLVLCLIAAWMVLWVCCIQGIETTGKAVYITSTLPYVVLTIFLIRGLTLKGSINGIKFLFTPDVNELLNPSTWLDAGAQVLFSFSVAFGGLIAFSSYNPVHNNCEKDSVIISVINGMTSVYSATVIYSIIGFRATQKYEECIERNILALLDAFDLPEGNITETNYNEILQVLNSTSTSVIHGLNLKTCDMQMFLSQGVEGTGLAFIVFTEAITNMPIAPLWAVLFFIMLFCLGLSTMFGHIEGAVVPLQDLNIMPRSWPKSVLTGLTCLVSLIIALVFVQASGSYWLALFDGFGASIPLLIVALCELLATVYVYGIDRFNKDMEFMIGHKPNIFWQATWRFLSPLILLVILIFYFLKTVSQKLTYLVWDPDLFFLL, encoded by the exons ATGAAGATGAAGCTGCCAAACCCGGGTCTGGAGGACCGTATCCCCTCGCACGCTGAGCTGGAGGACATGGAGAAGGCCCAGGCTGAGGACCGTCCTCAATGGGACAGTAAAGCTCAGTACATGCTCACCTGTGTGGGCTTCTGTGTGGGACTGGGGAACGTCTGGAGGTTCCCGTACCTGTGTCAGAAACACGGAGGAG GAGCATTCATGATCCCCTTCCTCCTGCTGCTGGTCCTAGAGGGAATTCCTGTCCTACATCTGGAATTTGCCATTGGACAGCGACTGAGGAAGGGCAGCATTGGGGTCTGGAGGTCCATCAGCCCATACCTTACTGGACTGG GTATCGCCTCCATGTTGTGTTCCTACGTGGTGGGTCTGTATTACAACACCATCATAGCCTGGGTCATGTGGTACTTCTTCAACTCCTTCCAGAATCCACTGCCATGGACTCAGTGCCCCTTAAACCACAACAGAACAG GTGTGGTGACAGAATGTGCCCGAAGTTCCTCCGTAGATTATTACTGGTACAGAGAGACTCTGAACATCTCAGCTAGCATCGAGGACTCAGGTGGGCTGCAGTGGTGGCTGGTTCTGTGTCTGATTGCAGCATGGATGGTTCTCTGGGTCTGCTGTATCCAAGGCATCGAAACCACTGGAAAG GCTGTTTACATCACATCCACACTGCCCTACGTGGTCCTCACCATCTTCCTGATCCGAGGCCTGACTCTCAAAGGCTCTATAAATGGGATCAAGTTTCTCTTCACTCCAGAT gtGAATGAGCTGCTGAACCCTTCCACCTGGCTGGATGCAGGTGCTCAGGTGTTATTTTCCTTTTCCGTGGCTTTTGGTGGACTCATCGCATTCTCCAGCTACAACCCAGTGCA TAACAACTGTGAAAAGGATTCAGTGATAATCTCAGTCATAAATGGAATGACGTCAGTGTACTCAGCTACTGTCATCTACTCCATCATTGGCTTCCGAGCGACACAGAAATATGAGGAATGTATAGAAAG aaacattttgGCTCTTCTGGACGCGTTTGACCTTCCAGAGGGAAACATCACAGAGACTAACTACAATGAAATTCTGCAGGTTCTTAACAGCACATCAACATCTGTAATTCATGGGCTCAATCTTAAGACCTGTGACATGCAGATGTTCCTTAGTCAG GGTGTTGAAGGTACTGGTCTGGCCTTCATCGTGTTCACAGAGGCcatcaccaacatgcccattgcTCCTCTGTGGGCAGTGCTGTTCTTCATCATGCTCTTCTGTCTAGGACTTTCCACCATGTTTGGACATATTGAAGGGGCTGTGGTGCCTCTACAGGACCTCAATATCATGCCCAGGAGTTGGCCAAAATCTGTTTTAACAG GACTCACATGTTTGGTCTCCTTAATCATTGCACTTGTGTTTGTGCAAGCTTCTGGAAGCTACTGGCTAGCTCTGTTCGATGGGTTTGGGGCATCTATCCCACTGCTCATAGTAGCTCTGTGTGAGCTGTTAGCGACAGTTTACGTCTACGGAATTGACAG GTTTAACAAAGACATGGAGTTCATGATCGGTCACAAACCCAACATCTTCTGGCAGGCTACGTGGAGGTTCCTCAGTCCTCTCATCCTCCTGGTCATCCTCATTTTCTACTTCCTGAAAACTGTTAGCCAAAAGCTAACCTACCTTGTCTGGGACCCTGACTTG ttttttttactttag
- the slc6a18 gene encoding inactive sodium-dependent neutral amino acid transporter B(0)AT3: MLKIVLKYTTVMEMQAAEKKTSERPKWDNKIQYLLTCIGFAVGLGNVWRFPYLCQIYGGGAFLIPYLIALVFEGLPLLYLELAIGQSLRKGSIGVWNSISPYLGGVGVASMAVSFLVGLFYNTILAWVLWYFFNSFQEPLPWSQCPLNENQTEHVSECIAGTPVNYFWYRTTLNITPDISSSGSLQWCLVVCVATAWSIVYICFIRGIETIGKAVYVTATFPYVVLTIFLGQALTLPGATDGLQYLFTPDWQVLLNPRVWLDAATQIFFSLSLAFGGLIAFSSYNPKQNNCERDALLVGCINSATSLYASIPIFSILGFKATTNYNTCIQSNILKLTNEFSISDQNITLDNYKTWLNYLNSSYPDRVENLALRHCDLQRFLDQSASGTGLAFIVFTEAVTEMPASQVWAVLFFVMLFSLGLSSMFGNLEGVLAPLLDLNILPRWIPKELYTAVICVVSFLVALIFTMGSGNYWLEIFNSYVGSVPLLIIAFFEIIAVVGFYGMGRFSEDIQVMTGRKPNIFWHVCWMGISPVMLLVVLVAYVVVQVQVHPEYPAWNPQYAEFPEAEMKPYPDWVFVICLLLSCLPVIPIPIVALYRLIKRLTHNQTHTHVRPQNPYTNSTYVPDP; encoded by the exons ATGTTAAAGATTGTGCT GAAATACACTACAGTAATGGAGATGCAAGCAGCCGAAAAGAAAACCAGCGAGAGACCAAAATGGGACAACAAAATTCAATACCTGCTCACGTGCATCGGCTTCGCCGTGGGACTCGGAAACGTGTGGAGATTTCCATACCTGTGCCAGATTTATGGAGGAG gtgcaTTTCTGATCCCGTATTTGATTGCACTGGTGTTTGAGGGTTTACCTCTGCTCTACCTGGAGCTGGCGATTGGACAAAGTCTCCGCAAGGGGAGCATCGGAGTGTGGAACTCAATCTCACCCTACCTGGGGGGAGTTG gtgtggcTTCGATGGCGGTCTCCTTCCTTGTAGGGTTGTTCTATAACACCATCTTGGCCTGGGTTCTCTGGTACTTCTTTAACTCATTCCAAGAGCCGTTGCCTTGGTCACAGTGTCCTTTGAATGAAAACCagacag aacaCGTGTCGGAGTGTATTGCTGGGACTCCAGTAAATTATTTCTGGTATCGTACGACTCTGAACATCACACCAGACATCAGCTCAAGCGGCTCGCTGCAGTGGTGCCTGGTGGTGTGTGTCGCTACCGCGTGGTCCATCGTCTACATCTGCTTCATCCGCGGCATCGAGACCATCGGCAAG gCGGTTTACGTAACAGCTACATTTCCTTATGTGGTGTTAACAATTTTTCTTGGACAAGCTCTCACACTACCTGGAGCCACTGATGGACTGCAGTACCTTTTTACACCAGAT tggcaGGTCCTGTTAAACCCTCGGGTGTGGTTGGATGCTGCCACTCAGatcttcttctctctgtctctggcATTTGGAGGCCTCATCGCCTTCTCCAGCTACAACCCTAAACA gaaTAACTGCGAGCGAGACGCTTTGTTAGTGGGCTGCATTAACAGCGCCACATCACTCTACGCCTCCATTCctattttctctattttggGATTCAAAGCTACAACAAACTACAACACTTGCATTCAAAG TAACATCCTCAAGCTGACCAACGAGTTTAGCATCTCTGATCAGAACATCACGCTGGATAACTACAAGACCTGGCTGAACTACTTAAACAGCTCGTATCCTGATCGGGTGGAGAACCTGGCGCTGAGACACTGCGATCTGCAGAGGTTCCTCGATCAG AGTGCATCAGGAACAGGTCTGGCCTTTATCGTGTTTACGGAGGCAGTGACGGAGATGCCGGCATCTCAGGTGTGGGCCGTGCTCTTCTTCGTCATGCTCTTCAGCCTCGGCCTCTCCTCCATGTTCGGCAATCTGGAGGGAGTTCTCGCACCACTGCTCGACCTCAACATTCTGCCCAGGTGGATCCCAAAAGAACTCTATACTG CTGTAATCTGTGTGGTATCGTTCCTGGTGGCTCTGATCTTCACCATGGGATCAGGAAATTACTGGCTGGAGATTTTTAACAGTTACGTCGGCTCTGTGCCACTTCTCATCATTGCCTTCTTTGAAATCATTGCTGTGGTCGGTTTCTACGGAATGGGACG GTTCAGTGAGGATATCCAGGTTATGACGGGACGAAAGCCAAATATATTCTGGCATGTGTGTTGGATGGGGATCAGTCCTGTGATGCtgctggtggtgttggtggCGTATGTGGTGGTGCAGGTTCAGGTTCATCCAGAGTACCCCGCCTGGAACCCCCAATAC gcagagTTCCCAGAAGCGGAGATGAAGCCGTACCCTGACTGGGTGTTTGTGATCTGTTTGTTGCTCTCGTGTCTCCCGGTGATTCCCATCCCCATAGTAGCTCTGTATCGCCTCATCAAACGcctcacacacaatcaaacacacacacacgtacgtcCACAGAACCCCTACACCAACTCCACCTATGTCCCAGACCCATAG